In Colletotrichum higginsianum IMI 349063 chromosome 1, whole genome shotgun sequence, the DNA window GTGCGTTGCCGCACACTGCCTCGCCAGGGCGCCTTACGTAGGGTACCTGAACGTCCGCCACTACCCGCCCGGGGCTCTGGGAGACTCTCAACCGCCGAAGAACGGAGCTCTAGTGCAACGGCGGGGTCGGTCGTCCGAGTCCCGCTCTCTTACCCCAAAGGTGAACTTTACGTGCTCTCTCTCAACCGCCCCGATCAAAACCCCCTCCAATCGCTCGAAAATAAAATCCCCACGGTGTATTTCTTTCCCAAATGTCATCGCTCCTTAGATCCGTCACCAGATTCTCATCCCGTACCGCCATCCgcccatccccctccctcctgacAAAGTTCCGGCCTCAGCCCTTCAGCCTCCACGCCTCCAAGATGTCTGACCAGTCCATCGTCTTCACCAAGAACGCCCCGGCCCGTGAGTCCTCTCCCTTCCGCCGTTGTCAGTGACGCATGCGGGCAGTCTTGAGAAAGCATTTGCTGACTGGCTGGCCATTGAACAGCTGTTGGTCCTTACGTATGAGTCTCCGTGGTCAATGTTTTCTGCGATTGACATCGCCCTTCAGACTAACCGtgccccccccttcctcagTCCCAGGCCATCAAGACCCCCACCGCCATCTACTGCTCCGGCCAGATCCCCCTTACCCCCGAGGGCAACCTCCTCGAGGGCTCCATCACGGACAAGACCAAGCAGTGCATCGCCAACCTCGAGgctgtcctcgtcgaggccggctcCTCCATTCAGaaggtcgtcaaggtcaacatcttcctcgccgacatgGGCAGCTTCGCTGTGAGTCCTCCCTGTCCCCTTTCACTTATGCGTTCGCCTCTCGTCACACACCCAACGTTTTGGTCACGTTTCCCTGACACACCCCCAGGAGATGAACGGCGAGTACGAGAAGTGGTTCACCCACAAGCCCGCCCGCAGCTGCGTTGCTGTCAAGACCCTACCCAAGAACGTGGacgtcgagatcgaggccatcgccctTCCCTAGGCGCCTCTCGGGTGTCGGAGCCAGGTAGATTCACAATTCAAAACAGTCAAAACGTGAGCATAACCCTGCGGGCCTCAGACGATCTGAGTTTTTTCGTGACCCTGTGATGCTTGTCCATTCGTTCCAGGTGTATCGCCGAAGTCGGCTTGTGTAGTCCGAAAATCAGGAACCATACACGACCCGTAGGTTGGTTGATCCTTGGACATAGCCATATTTGTTGTGCCGGGCTCGATAAGCGATATGCTAGCTCATATCGTATCGATAGCTAGACATACATCACACCATCGCAAGAAACCAGTCCTCCCTCACACTGGTCCTTTAGCTCATTATAGCAGTGCCCATAAGCCTCAATTCTGTCACAATTGAACTTGAGTCATCTACAAGCCTCCCCTGGACACGTCAAATGTAGGTAATGTGCAGAAAGGTAGCTTGATGTTCTACAACGCCCTTCCGTCTATCGGTACACTTCCGCCCCTTTCTGGCAGAGCCGCCACCAAGCCAAAGCTCCAAGAAGGCTGCCCCACAATCACATCCGTTCGTAGTAGTCGCATAGTCGTCTattcctcgtcgtcgtcggccgcctcggcgtaCTTGTGGCGGATGTCCTTCCATTGGCGCTATATCCGACCCTTTGTTAGCAAACCATGCTCGACTGTGTGACCCGGTGGTGCTTCCGAGCAGCAGTTTCCCCCTTAGAACAGTTTTGTTATAACGCAAGAAGATGGGGTGTTCTTACTCCGCGGTTCAGGTGGTCCCAGTACTTGTTCATCGCACCGTTGAAGCCCCTAGAGCGCAAAATGTCAGCCCACTGTCATTCCCTTTTCCCACTTCGATACGCCCCTGCTTTGTCAGTCCTGCTCCCCCCCAGCCCCGGGAATCGTATCAAATTCTTTTGTTTGGGGGCTTCTCTTACAGCTCGAAAGCAAAGCCCGTCGcaaagacgaagccgagCATGGTGAAGTTGTTCTTGAAAATAGCACTGTGCCACCATAACCGATTAGCTTGAATTCCCCATCGTCGCATTTGTTCCGTCGGAAATCAGTCGCCTAGCATTCGAAGCAGGAAAACTCCGATCGTTCGGCGATACGAGCAGGGGAGGCGTCGGGGTCGGGGGACTTGCGAGTAGAAGGGGCGTGCGGCGGCCTATGGAGGAGCAACAGTGAGCGATTAGCCAATTGGGATCGTGAGAggggtcgccgtcgagagcCAGGCATACCATCTTGAATATCGTCTGTAAATTCGCACGTCTCGTTGTGAGGCAAGGGTGCTTCGTGGTGGTCGGCGAGGCGATGGTCGTTGAAAGAGTGGGTTGAGTCGGATAGTTTTGGGAGCGAGGTCTTGACGAAATTCGCGATGTTCCGGGAGCAACCAGCTTTGCCGAAATACATGCCCCCTGATTGGCTACCGTATCCACCTTTCATCGCCCAGCAGCTGCTTGATGACTAAGGCTCAGCAGCGCTAACTTCACAAGTTGGGTTTTAAGCCGCACGTTGATTGTGCCCACGATCCATTGGCCAACGACAGCTTCGTGATATTGGAGCATTTCACACACGATGCGCTTGCTGCATGACTGCACTCGTACCAAATAGCGACCGATAGGTATACATAATTGAATTCGAAGCAAAACACTGACTGGCACCTTACGTTTTTGGTCTCGGCACTTTGTGTGAAAAGTTCATGACCGAATAATTGTACTAATACATGACTACGACTATCTCAAATGTTCACCCCGATCAACCCTCTTTGGTAGGCGATATGCTGTGGTCGTGACCGCTCATCTTCACCTTGGCATGAACCTTTACGTCGTGCACTCTCTGTCTGAAAGGAATGTGCGACTCTGCCCTGCGGCCACGGAGTCCGGTGTGTGTCCGCAGAGGaggctcgaggccgtcggcaaACCTGCGATGCTCCTCGAGGCGTTTGTCTGAGATGGTCTCCGGTGCCCACTTCTTCCGGATGAACCAGGGCAGACATGCCGCCACCCATGCGTCGGGGATCAGGCGGATCAAGACGCCAAAGGGGATGGAAATGGCACCGAGACCGACAGACAGTCCCCATTCCTTTCCATTCAGAGGCTTGATTTGGAATGCATCGCCTCCAACAAAGATGATGAGAACTTGCCCACCGATCATAATGAGATTGATACCGATGAAAAAGTAGTTCTTAGTGATGTTCTCGAAGATGTTGAGCTTGTTGTCCAGGCGGCGGTTGCTAGTTGACAATTAGTGCATGGTCAATCAATAAGTTATTCATTCTAGGTGCACGTACTTGAGCTCGTTGAAGATTTGCAGCCAAACAAACGTGTTGAAGACGAGGGTTCTCAAACGTTCGTGGTCATCGTCAGAGTTGCTGTAGCCCAGCAGACTCCGACCGGCAAAGTTCAAGACGAAGGTGATGACGAGTTGGCAGATTGCCTGGCCAACGATCATCTTTGCCATTCTCAGAGTTATGAGCGAGGCAGACTTTCGATCAGGCTTGCGGTCCAGAACACTTCGTGTGGGGGGGTCCGTGGCAAGCGCAAGTGCTGCAAAGGTATCCATGATCAGGTTGACCCAGAGCAGCTGAACAGCGTTGAGCACTGATTGCTCAGTAGAGCTGGCAACCGCGGTGACAAAAGTCAAGACGACAGCGGTGACGTTGACGGTAAGTTGGAACTATTCCAAGGGTCAGCACTTTCAAGAACGACAATATTGGCGGACCCGTTTGGCATACCTGCAGGAACTTTTTGACGGAGTCGTTAACGGCTCTTCCCCACATCAACGCCTTGACGATGGAAGCAAAATTGTCATCCATAAGGATGATGCCTGATGCCTCCTTCGCGACTTCGGTGCCCGCAATGCCCATGGAGAAACCGATGTCTGCCATTTTGAGCGCGGGAGCGTCGTTTGTGCCATCGCCAGTGACGGCAACCgtctcgccgaggtccttgAGAGTGCGGACCAAGATCCTCTTGTCTTCGGGGCTTGAGCGGGCGAGAACCTGCAGCTTGGGAACGATATCCTTGAGCTCTTCTTCCGTCTTTCGTCGGAAGCTTGGGCCCTCCATGGCTatgccgccgtcttcgggATGATAAATACCACACTCCTTGGCGATTGCTCGCGCGGTCAAAATGTTGTCACCTGTCACCATGCGGACTACAACGCCTGCGCGATTACAGTCCTTAATGGCGTCAATAACAGAAGGTCGCAGTGGGTCTTTGATACCGTATATGGCAATGAGCGTCATGTCCTTGTGTATCTTGTCGAAGTCCGCTGTCCTGGAATCCTCTTCAGAGACGGCGTCCTTGGGTGGCCAGGAATCAAAGTCTCGGAATGAAGAACCAATGGTGCGAAGGGTCTGGCCGGCGTATGAGTCGATTGTCTGTGCGAACATCTCCCTGTCTTCGGCCGCCATTTCCACGGAACTCAGTTCGGAACCACTGGGGTCGTCAAGGACTCTGGTACATTGCTTCAGGAGGATTTCCGAGGCCCCCTTCACGTAGGCTCTGTACTTTCCATCAGGGAGCTTTACCACAGTCGCCATGTACTTCACTGCTGAGTCAAAGGGCACAACCTGGACAACATTGGCGTTTGTTCGCTCCTCCTGGACAGGCCCAGCTCCCAACTGATCACGGCTGAAAGTGAGCAGGGCGACTTCAGTCTTGGAACCAATGAAGGTGTGCTCTCCTTCCTGGTCCCCTTCGAATGCCGTGGAGTTGACAGTGTTGCCTTGTATTAGGAGCTGCTTTGTCTCCGGACTCAGGTTTTTGGTGAAGTCGCCAACCGAAACGTTCTGAACTTGATTGACGGCTGTTTCATCAGACGGTGACGAGctgttcttgggcttctcAGCTGTGGGCTCTTCGAGAGGGGCGTCAGTACCGCCAAAACTGATGCTCTTCCCGAGAGTTGTGGCAACGACCGACATCTTGTTCTGCGTGAGGGTTCCTGTCTTGTCCGAACAGATGGTCGTCGCATTGCCCATGGTCTCGCAGGCTTTCAGAACTCGAACCAAGTTGTTGTCTTTCATCATCCGAGTAGTTGCGAACGCAAGTGCAAGCGTGACAGCCAGAGGCAGACCCTCCGGGACGGCCACAACAACGACAGTGACAGAAACGATGAAAAGCTTGAGAAAGGCCTGACCTTTCTGTTCGGGGCTGTCGTTGTTCCCTGGAAGCGCGGCAAGAAACTTGATGAAAAGTACCACGAACAGTAGCAGAGCTGCACCGCCTCCAACCTTGGCGATGAGGTCGGCAAGTATGTTGAGTTTTCTCTGCAGCGGAGTATCTTCTTGGTCGGTTCTAAGTGACATGGTGATGCGACCGTATGAAGAGTTGACACCAACCGCAGTAACCAAGAAAGTCCCGGTACCCTCCTGGACCTTGCTTCCTGAAATGATAAAGGGGTCCATCTTCTCGATGTCGGGACGGTCGACGTTGTTGTGTGCCATTTGCTCGAGAGCCTCATACacctcatcggcgccgacctTTTTGAGGAGATCGGATTCGCCCGTAGCCGAAGACTCATCACACTTGACACCGTGACCTTCGATGAAGATACCGTCGACTGGGACCATGTCTCCGGTCGACAGatggacgacgtcgccaacGACGATGTCATAGACGGAGATCTCAACCGACTTGCCAGAACGGACGACTTTGATGGTGCGATCGTCGTTCCTTTTGTTAAGCGTGTTGAACTGACGCTGCATCTTCCAGTCATTGATTGAGCCGACCAAGAcaacgatgatgatggcgatcATGATGGCAACACCCTCTACCCACTCCACTTTGGCTTCACCTGGCTCGTGTGCTTGGCCGAAGGTTTCGTACAGGCCTAGTGCGAgggagacgacggccgcAATTGTCAACAAAATCAACACCTTGTCGTTGTAGGCAATCCAGACCATCTGGAGGAAGGACTTTTGTTTCTTGGGGGGCAATCTGTTGTCTCGAAACGCGTGCTTCCGATCCGAAAACCCGCCGGTGTATTCGGATGGGGGCGGCGGAATGGGAACGTCGTTCTTTGCATTGGGATCTGGTTGAGGGACTGCATTGCCAGCTGCGCCATACTTGGGTACGCCCTTGAGAGCGACTTCCTCGAAAGAGACTTTGGCGTCTAGCTTGTCTTCGTCGGTTCCCAGACCGGACTTGCGGTTGGTCTGCAGTCCCTTCTCCAAGCCATTGAGGCCCCCGAGAGCGTAAAAGGCGCTGAGACTCTTCGGGTTTAGGAGCTTGGTGAGATGGCCAGGAGTGAATGCGAACTTGCTCTCCTCTTTGGCATTGAACATGTCCTCTGTGCCGCGATCTGGAGTAAGAGCATCTGCTGTGTCCAGGGTGAATTTGCGAGGCGCATATTGGCTTTTGTCCTCCGTTGCTTTCGACTCGATGTCCAGTGGCTGATTCTGATTCTTCTCGTCTTGGGTCGACATGTTGACGCCTTTCTCGGCATTGGGGCCGGGGTCGTTGGCTGTTGCCATGACAGGTAGTTATGAGGGGTGTCGGTATATGCTGTGCGGCCTTCGAATTGATAGAGACAAGTATGGTTGGGCTTAGACTATGCTTATCATAACCCTTCTTCCGAATGAAGGATGGTCCGGCGGAAGCAGGGCGTCCGTCTGTTGATGTAATTTAGACTCGAGTTGAAGAAAAACAAGAACGGAAAGGCAAATGTTAAGCTACGGTACTGAGCAAGACGACCAAAACAATCAAATGGGAAGGAGCGAGCTGGATTTTCTTACCCAAAAGATTGAGACTAGCCTACGTTCCTTCTAGAAGTCGCCGTAAGCTTGAAGTGATGTGCGAAGGATGGTTCGCAGGGTATCTTTTGGAAAGAACGAGCAACCAGCACAGATCGGTGATATCGGTGACtgggaagaaggagaagtgGAAGAACACGAAATGTGAACAAGAGAAATGGGGGAAAGAGATGATGGGTATCATTtgagaaagggagagggTAGAGCCAAACTACCTATCTAGCTTGGTTCACCATGGTACGCCATGCACCTGGTCGTACTTGTCCCGGTTGAGCGACACTCATTATGGCCAATTTCACCTGCTGTGATGACACCCATACGGCTGGTGTCTTCTTTTTGCGTTGCGCCTGCATAAACCCGCGGTATTCGGCGGTTCAAGCAAACCGTACCCAAGGATGGGACGAGCA includes these proteins:
- a CDS encoding Endoribonuclease L-PSP, which codes for MSSLLRSVTRFSSRTAIRPSPSLLTKFRPQPFSLHASKMSDQSIVFTKNAPAPVGPYSQAIKTPTAIYCSGQIPLTPEGNLLEGSITDKTKQCIANLEAVLVEAGSSIQKVVKVNIFLADMGSFAEMNGEYEKWFTHKPARSCVAVKTLPKNVDVEIEAIALP
- a CDS encoding Calcium-transporting ATPase gives rise to the protein MATANDPGPNAEKGVNMSTQDEKNQNQPLDIESKATEDKSQYAPRKFTLDTADALTPDRGTEDMFNAKEESKFAFTPGHLTKLLNPKSLSAFYALGGLNGLEKGLQTNRKSGLGTDEDKLDAKVSFEEVALKGVPKYGAAGNAVPQPDPNAKNDVPIPPPPSEYTGGFSDRKHAFRDNRLPPKKQKSFLQMVWIAYNDKVLILLTIAAVVSLALGLYETFGQAHEPGEAKVEWVEGVAIMIAIIIVVLVGSINDWKMQRQFNTLNKRNDDRTIKVVRSGKSVEISVYDIVVGDVVHLSTGDMVPVDGIFIEGHGVKCDESSATGESDLLKKVGADEVYEALEQMAHNNVDRPDIEKMDPFIISGSKVQEGTGTFLVTAVGVNSSYGRITMSLRTDQEDTPLQRKLNILADLIAKVGGGAALLLFVVLFIKFLAALPGNNDSPEQKGQAFLKLFIVSVTVVVVAVPEGLPLAVTLALAFATTRMMKDNNLVRVLKACETMGNATTICSDKTGTLTQNKMSVVATTLGKSISFGGTDAPLEEPTAEKPKNSSSPSDETAVNQVQNVSVGDFTKNLSPETKQLLIQGNTVNSTAFEGDQEGEHTFIGSKTEVALLTFSRDQLGAGPVQEERTNANVVQVVPFDSAVKYMATVVKLPDGKYRAYVKGASEILLKQCTRVLDDPSGSELSSVEMAAEDREMFAQTIDSYAGQTLRTIGSSFRDFDSWPPKDAVSEEDSRTADFDKIHKDMTLIAIYGIKDPLRPSVIDAIKDCNRAGVVVRMVTGDNILTARAIAKECGIYHPEDGGIAMEGPSFRRKTEEELKDIVPKLQVLARSSPEDKRILVRTLKDLGETVAVTGDGTNDAPALKMADIGFSMGIAGTEVAKEASGIILMDDNFASIVKALMWGRAVNDSVKKFLQFQLTVNVTAVVLTFVTAVASSTEQSVLNAVQLLWVNLIMDTFAALALATDPPTRSVLDRKPDRKSASLITLRMAKMIVGQAICQLVITFVLNFAGRSLLGYSNSDDDHERLRTLVFNTFVWLQIFNELNNRRLDNKLNIFENITKNYFFIGINLIMIGGQVLIIFVGGDAFQIKPLNGKEWGLSVGLGAISIPFGVLIRLIPDAWVAACLPWFIRKKWAPETISDKRLEEHRRFADGLEPPLRTHTGLRGRRAESHIPFRQRVHDVKVHAKVKMSGHDHSISPTKEG